In a genomic window of Thiolapillus brandeum:
- a CDS encoding HP0495 family protein, with protein sequence MSDDPQTPDDNTPEGMTYPCRFRVRAMGLDEDDFDALVVNIIRRHCPDIHEGAVHIRPSKNGKYVSVSVDIEARSREHLDAIYDELTAHDRVLMRL encoded by the coding sequence ATGAGTGACGACCCGCAAACCCCGGACGACAACACCCCCGAAGGCATGACCTACCCGTGCAGGTTCCGGGTACGCGCAATGGGCCTGGACGAAGATGATTTTGATGCCCTGGTGGTGAATATCATTCGCCGCCACTGCCCGGATATCCACGAGGGCGCGGTGCACATACGCCCCAGCAAAAACGGCAAGTATGTCTCCGTGAGTGTGGATATCGAAGCCCGGAGCCGCGAACACCTGGATGCAATTTACGATGAGCTCACCGCCCATGACCGGGTGCTGATGCGGCTCTGA
- a CDS encoding D-amino acid aminotransferase: MTPLLYLNGEFIPEDQARVSVMDRGFLFGDGVYEVIPAYAGLPFRLREHLDRLNNSLAAIRMTPPLDHEQWSQILHRLLQQRGSEDQQIYLQITRGAYGKRLHAIPEQVQPTLMAMASPINRRDPELVARGMSVITLEDIRWQRCDIKAITLLANILAQSQAREEGADEAILVRDGLANEGTASNLFMVKEGLVITPPKSTHLLPGITRDLVLELAMEDGIPYAEASISADELESADEIWITSSTKEVMPVTRLNGKPVANGLPGPMWERMDALYAACKERLRLRTQASDNCYE; the protein is encoded by the coding sequence ATGACCCCACTTCTCTATCTGAACGGCGAATTCATCCCGGAAGATCAGGCCCGGGTTTCCGTCATGGATCGCGGCTTCCTGTTCGGCGACGGCGTGTATGAGGTCATCCCTGCCTACGCAGGACTCCCCTTCCGCCTGCGGGAGCACCTGGACCGCCTGAACAACTCCCTGGCAGCCATCCGCATGACCCCACCGCTGGATCACGAGCAATGGTCACAGATCCTGCATCGGCTGCTGCAACAGCGGGGCAGTGAAGACCAGCAGATCTACCTGCAGATCACCCGCGGCGCCTACGGAAAACGTCTGCACGCCATCCCGGAACAGGTGCAACCCACCTTGATGGCCATGGCCAGCCCCATCAACCGACGCGATCCGGAACTGGTGGCCCGGGGGATGTCGGTGATCACCCTGGAAGACATCCGCTGGCAGCGCTGCGACATCAAGGCCATTACCCTGCTGGCCAATATCCTGGCCCAGAGCCAGGCCCGGGAAGAAGGCGCCGACGAAGCCATCCTGGTGCGTGACGGACTGGCCAACGAGGGTACTGCCTCCAATCTGTTCATGGTCAAGGAAGGCCTGGTCATCACCCCCCCCAAGAGCACCCACCTGCTGCCCGGCATCACCCGGGATCTGGTGCTGGAACTGGCCATGGAGGACGGCATCCCCTATGCAGAAGCCAGTATCTCTGCGGACGAGCTTGAGAGTGCTGATGAAATCTGGATCACCAGTTCCACCAAGGAAGTCATGCCCGTTACCCGCCTCAACGGCAAACCGGTTGCAAATGGGCTGCCCGGCCCCATGTGGGAAAGAATGGATGCCCTGTACGCCGCCTGCAAGGAACGCCTGCGGCTGAGAACCCAAGCCAGCGACAACTGTTATGAGTGA
- a CDS encoding D-alanyl-D-alanine carboxypeptidase family protein, translating into MKILLSMLGCLVLASSLVAAPIASPPKIAATGHLLLDFHSGKVLAENNADKRLEPASLTKIMTAYTVFKELEAGNISLDDQVLVSKKAWKTPGSRMFIEVGKQVSVDDLIHGMIIASGNDACVALAEHITGSEEAFAVLMNKHAVELGMENTHFANATGLPDPNHYSTPEDILKVTRALITEFPQFYPLYSTREFTYNGITQKNRNRLLWRDPSVDGIKTGHTAAAGYCLVASAKRENMRLLSVVMGTKSDEARARESQTLLNFGFRFYQTHRLYNAGTPLRTIRVWKGEVENLGLGVEQDLYVTIPRGSYDKLKARVQIRNSVMAPVSQGQKLGSITLEHDGKVIKEVPLVAQRRVREGGFFHNILDSMLMIFE; encoded by the coding sequence ATGAAGATATTACTCAGTATGCTTGGCTGCCTGGTGCTCGCCAGCAGCCTGGTCGCCGCTCCCATTGCCTCCCCGCCCAAAATAGCCGCCACCGGCCACCTGCTCCTGGATTTCCACAGCGGCAAGGTACTCGCGGAAAACAACGCGGACAAGCGCCTGGAACCGGCCAGTCTGACCAAGATCATGACGGCCTATACGGTATTCAAGGAACTGGAAGCCGGCAACATCAGTCTCGATGACCAGGTGTTGGTCAGTAAGAAGGCATGGAAAACCCCCGGCTCCCGCATGTTCATCGAAGTGGGCAAGCAGGTCTCTGTGGATGATCTCATCCATGGCATGATCATCGCTTCAGGCAACGACGCCTGTGTGGCTCTGGCGGAACACATCACCGGCAGCGAAGAAGCCTTTGCGGTTCTCATGAACAAGCATGCCGTGGAACTGGGTATGGAAAACACCCATTTCGCCAATGCCACCGGTCTACCGGACCCCAACCATTACTCCACTCCGGAAGATATCCTCAAAGTCACCCGGGCCCTGATTACCGAGTTTCCCCAGTTCTATCCCTTGTACTCCACCAGGGAATTCACCTACAACGGTATTACCCAGAAAAACCGCAACCGCCTGCTGTGGCGGGATCCCAGCGTGGATGGGATAAAGACCGGACACACTGCCGCTGCCGGTTACTGCCTGGTGGCTTCAGCCAAGCGGGAGAACATGCGCCTGCTGTCAGTGGTCATGGGCACCAAGAGTGATGAAGCCCGTGCCCGGGAAAGCCAGACACTGCTCAATTTCGGCTTCCGTTTCTACCAGACCCACCGTCTGTACAATGCAGGAACCCCCCTGAGAACCATCCGTGTCTGGAAGGGGGAAGTGGAGAACCTGGGCCTCGGGGTGGAGCAGGATCTATACGTGACCATTCCCCGGGGCAGCTATGACAAGCTCAAAGCCAGGGTACAAATCCGCAATAGCGTCATGGCCCCCGTCAGTCAGGGACAGAAACTGGGCAGCATCACCCTGGAGCACGACGGCAAGGTCATCAAGGAAGTCCCCCTGGTGGCCCAGCGCCGGGTGCGTGAAGGCGGCTTCTTCCACAATATCCTGGACAGCATGTTGATGATCTTCGAATGA
- a CDS encoding septal ring lytic transglycosylase RlpA family protein gives MSACSIKTHEFPDEDYGPSTPVDVSQVPDAVPQKVPHSRYGNPDSYTVRGITYHVMKDARNFREQGLASWYGLKFHGKRTSSGEPYDMYAMTAAHKTLPLPTWVKVTNLQNRKSVVVKVNDRGPFHAGRIIDLSYAAASRLGVLGHGTAPVEIVAISAADPVDKGVATDFPLWVQAGAFSNIRNARQLLHRLEQQAGFRGQIKTDNQPSGAIHKVWLGPVENARQLEQLTQQLPRWGIHQYHVVQ, from the coding sequence TTGAGCGCCTGCAGCATCAAGACTCATGAGTTTCCAGATGAGGACTACGGCCCCTCCACGCCGGTGGACGTGAGCCAGGTACCCGATGCCGTGCCGCAAAAAGTACCCCACAGCCGCTATGGCAATCCTGACAGCTACACTGTACGCGGCATCACCTACCATGTGATGAAGGACGCCCGGAATTTCCGGGAACAGGGGCTCGCCTCCTGGTATGGACTCAAGTTCCACGGAAAACGCACTTCCAGCGGCGAACCCTATGACATGTATGCCATGACGGCCGCCCACAAGACCCTGCCACTGCCAACCTGGGTCAAGGTGACCAACCTGCAAAACCGCAAATCCGTGGTGGTCAAGGTCAACGACCGCGGCCCTTTTCATGCCGGACGCATCATCGATCTGTCCTACGCCGCGGCCTCCAGGCTGGGCGTGCTGGGACACGGCACCGCCCCGGTGGAAATCGTTGCCATTTCAGCGGCGGATCCTGTGGACAAAGGAGTCGCAACCGATTTCCCCCTATGGGTACAAGCAGGCGCCTTCAGCAATATCCGGAATGCCCGACAGTTGCTGCATCGCCTGGAACAACAAGCCGGTTTCAGGGGTCAGATAAAAACCGACAACCAGCCATCCGGCGCCATCCACAAAGTCTGGCTGGGACCGGTGGAGAATGCCCGGCAACTGGAACAGCTCACCCAACAGCTGCCCCGCTGGGGCATACACCAATACCACGTAGTACAATAG
- the mltB gene encoding lytic murein transglycosylase B produces MTMRILVLLLFCLPTLVLGDSRVNAFIDHMSKTQGFDAAELRKVLNKAQKRQDIIDRMNKPAEHTLNWGQYRRIFLQDKRIDQGAEFWKRNEETLNRAEQTYGVPPQFVVAIIGVETFYGRIAGKDRVLDALYTLAFHYPKRSKFFTAELEKYLILTRDEGLDPTLPKGSYAGAMGLGQFMPSSYLAYAVDFDGDGRRDIWNNEADAIGSVANYFARHGWKAGLPVTIPVSGVNKTHGKFIDAGLKPRFTLGQLRQAGLSMDPALGDDLDTALIKLVTEKGPEYWAGLNNFYVITRYNHSELYAMAVYQLGERIREIHQY; encoded by the coding sequence ATGACTATGCGTATATTGGTACTACTTCTGTTCTGTCTCCCAACACTGGTGTTGGGAGACTCCCGGGTGAATGCTTTTATCGATCACATGAGCAAAACCCAGGGCTTCGATGCCGCTGAGTTGCGCAAAGTGCTCAACAAGGCGCAGAAACGCCAGGACATCATCGACCGCATGAACAAACCTGCGGAACATACCCTGAACTGGGGTCAGTACCGCAGGATATTTCTCCAGGACAAGCGCATCGACCAGGGTGCGGAATTCTGGAAACGCAATGAGGAAACCCTGAACAGAGCCGAGCAGACCTACGGCGTGCCGCCACAGTTTGTCGTGGCCATTATTGGTGTGGAAACCTTTTATGGCCGTATTGCCGGCAAGGACAGGGTACTGGATGCTCTCTATACCCTGGCTTTCCACTATCCCAAGCGCAGTAAATTCTTTACTGCAGAACTGGAGAAGTACCTCATTCTGACCCGTGATGAAGGCCTTGACCCCACCCTACCCAAGGGTTCCTATGCCGGCGCCATGGGGCTTGGGCAGTTCATGCCCAGCAGCTATCTGGCCTATGCCGTGGACTTCGATGGTGATGGCAGGCGTGATATCTGGAACAACGAAGCCGATGCCATCGGCAGTGTGGCAAACTATTTTGCCCGCCACGGCTGGAAGGCCGGACTACCGGTCACCATTCCTGTTTCCGGAGTGAACAAAACCCATGGGAAATTCATCGACGCCGGATTGAAACCCAGGTTCACCCTGGGACAGCTGCGCCAGGCCGGCCTGAGCATGGATCCGGCCCTGGGAGATGACCTGGATACCGCCCTGATCAAGCTGGTTACGGAGAAAGGCCCGGAATACTGGGCTGGCCTGAACAATTTTTATGTCATCACCCGCTACAACCACAGCGAGCTCTACGCCATGGCTGTGTATCAGTTGGGCGAGCGTATTCGTGAAATCCACCAATACTGA